AGCTTAAGTACTGAATGAAAGTTTCTTGTTCCTAAAAGTGCCACTGAATGCAGACTTGGTTTTACTAGAACTGTGTGTAAtaacgccctgaatcaatctcggttggtcttaaaggtgctcctgggttgtggtgcttcagaccaacacggcgacccccagagaagcacgtcggatctcagccagggccagagccttctcggtcctggcccccacctgctagaacgagctccctgaggagatcagggccctgcccgaacttccagagttttcagggcctgcaaaagggagctcctccaccaggcattcgcttgaggccgaccgactcagaacacctgctgagcccccatgactgaaagaaccagcccccaatgttactgttgttatttatatattaaattgttgatgttacagtctgtatatcgttccatgtaagttatataatgttcaatgtaaaccgcccagagctgcaaagaaatgggcggtataaaaatccaaataaataaaataaaaaataaaataaatttgattcTAGAACAGCGTGTGTAGCACATTCCGGTGGGTGGCCGTTGTTGTGTCCGTGGGCTCAGGAAACCCAGACACGGCTAGTGCCCTTCAACTCTGTGTGACCCAAGCAAAGCACTGAGCAACCTCTCCCCGAATACCCAGATCCTGAACCAAAGGATCTCTCCGCCCATCACCTCTTTGCCCTAAGCGGAGACCTCTCACTGGATGTCAACACAGGCATTCCATTGGGTGCAGAACAGCTGTAATccttgtttcccattggctgATTTTGACGATCCGAGCTGGGATCGCAAGCTCTGGTCCTCTCGTGTTGGTCCAAGGGCACCTTGACGACCGACAAGGTTCAGTTCTGGGCATGAGCTTTCTTGCGCAGGCACACTGCCCGCCCGAGTGTAGATGAGCCGGTGGCCGCCGAGGGGGGCGCTGCAGGGGCTAAGGGGGATTAATGGTCACTTTCGCCAACATTTAAAGCCCTCCCATTGGGAGGCTAGGCAGGAAGAACGGAGCGCTCCGCAAGGCGGGCATTTCTGCCGCGGGCGATGAGCTCCTCCCGCCTGCAGGTGGCGCTGCTCGGCAGGGTTGGGCGGTGGCCACACGCATGCGTATTCTCCGGCGCCGAGGCCAAGCCAGGCTGCGGGAGGGGCTGCTTGCGGCTGCGCCGGAGCATCTCCCGGCGCGCATGCCCAGTAGCTGCGCCTCGCGGGCACCGGCCATGGCTGAGTGGACTCCTGCCCAGGTGAGGTTAACCCTGCCCTGCCCGGGGAGGGCGCCCGCGGGCGGCCCCTTGCCAACAGGCCGGGGGAGGAGCTCTGGCCGCGGGGGGCGGGgccggggcggggcgcggcggggGGTCACGCGGGTCATTCGGGGGGGGACAAAGGGCCCTGCCTGGCGGCGCCTggtccctgcgggggggggggggtcggggtcGGGGTCGGGGCCGGGCTGGACCTCGCCCGGGAGTGCAGAGCCCGGcccctggagacaagggctgCGGGGGACCGCCGGCCTCTGGGAGCCTGctagctcggggggggggggggtgagacccCGCCaggtctccatcccccccccggaCTGCCAGTGCTGGACAAcagccggaccccccccccccaccggccaccAGCCTGGCCTCCTGCGGGAGACGCCAAAAGTCCCCCCTTACTTTTGGAAAATGAGGTCCGGTCTGCTGTGAGAGGCGGGAACAGCCGTAGCCAGAGGAGGGGCTGCATGCAGACATAAACTCTCCGCCAGATCTGGGCATTCCCTTTCGTTTTGCATTACAAGAGCTGCGTTTCTAGCCCTCTctgctgtggctgagcaggatTCCCGGGCCGGCAGGCGGGAGGAGCAGGGTTCTCGGTCCCTTGCCCCTCCTTGGCGTGGGGAGCAGAACAGCAGCACATGCATTTGGGGTGAGGAGAATGCCACCCCGGCccatttcagagggcagccagagCAACTAGATGGGAGACCTGACCTGGGCAGTCCTGTCGGGCCTCAggggctaagcagggctgaccgtGGCTGGTCctgggatgggaggcctccaaggatttgggaggcaGTTCCCCCAACGAACACTAGGGGTCAAGGCAGACAAACCGCCTCCGAACATCCCCTGGCTGGCTGCAGGGGCAGCAGCAACCAACTCCCTGGGAACTGGTGGACAGCTCTTGACTAATCCTCCTGGCTATCTTAGAGCGATCTTGGTGTTGTGGtgaagagcagtagcctctaagctgaagagccaggtgtgattcccctctcctcctccaacacatgcagccagctgggtgaccttgggccagtcacagttctctcagagctctctcagcctcagtgtctctattgtggggaaggcgattgtaagttgctttgagacgccttctggtagtaaaaaccGGGGGACAAAAAACAAGTCCTCTGCTTCTACTCAACACATGCGATGCAATTAATACGTAAACAAACTAGATGACAGTCCAGGAAGCTTCTGTTTGTGCTGCTATGTGCCACAGAGCCTTCTCCCGTGACGGGTGCACAGGACTGTAGCTCTGCAGCTTAAGCCAGCCTTCCCTGCCCTGCTTGCTGAGTGCCTGTGGCTGACACCGGGGCCTGGCTTCTTGCTACCAGATGGGGCTTTTTTTGCCAATGCAGGTTCCCGCAGGATGAGTGGCCTCTGACGCGACTCCCTTCTTGCCCACAGGCTTGGGAATGGGACGTGGAGCCCCAGCACCTGGCCTCCTTTCAGCCCCCCGCCCTCTTTGAGCAGACGGCGGAACGGGAGATCTACCCAACGGCTGAGATCTCCTTGTGGACAGTGGTGGCTGCCATCCAGGCAGTGGAGCGGAAGGTGGACTCCTACGCCACCCGGCTGCTGAACCTGGAGGGGAGGACGGCCACCGCTGAAAAGAAGATCTTTGAGTGCGAGAAGACGGAGCTGGAGTTCAGCAACCACGTGGCCGCTCTGGGCACCCTCATCCAGGAGTACGGGATGCTGCAGCGGAGGCTGGAGAACATGGAGAACCTGCTCAAGAACCGGAACTTCTGGATCCTGAGGCTGCCACCTGGCCCAAGAGGAGAGACCCCCAAGGTGAACAGACGCGGGGAGGCTGCCTGTGGCCTGCAGAGGCCCTCCTGGGCCCTGTGGCCTCTGGTAGGCCGAAGAGATGGCTTCCGGGCTCAGAAGCACTCAgctgccctttcccctccctgcccagtAGGGGGCCCCAGAGACATCTGCCAGCCAGTGCGGCACTCCGGGTGCTGAATCAAGAGGGACCTCTGGCCTGGTCCGGCAGGGCTGTTGCTCAGCaggaaagcctctgcttggcctgcagaaggtccctggaccaggcaggaggagatgtggAACATTTCACCTTGGAGGGCGGCTGCCAGAGTGGGCAGGAGGCACTGAGGGTCCGAGGCAGTCGAAGCCTCTGCCTTGacctcctggctctggctggCGCGCTGGCTGCCTTGGAGCTGGTCAGCCCTGCAGGGGCAGCAGCAACCAACTCCCTGGGAACTGGTCCACGGCTCTTGCTTCCTGGAGAGCTGCCAGGGAGTCCCAGCAGGCTGTACTGGGGCTGTGTTCAATTATCCCCTTGGTCCTGAAGCGTTCTAGGGGGTCTGGGGCTAGTCACACTCTGCCtagcagggctgttgtgggggcAGAATACAGGCAGGCCCCCCTGGGAGGAAGGGTAGAAGAcagtggtggggagagaggaaggaacccGTCTCCATGCCTGGGGGACGCTGGCTGTCTCCTCTTTCCTTTGCCCGCTCAGGACCTCTGAGGCCTGCCTGTGCTTTCAGGTCCCAGTGACTTTTGACGACAACACCGTCCGCTTCTCGGCCCAGGAGTGGGCCCGCCTGGAGGAGTGGCAGAAGGAGCTGTGCAAGAACATCACCAAAGGCCATCATGAGCCCTTGGTCTCTCTAGGTAAGGGGGTTGGGAACAGGGAcgctgccctgggggggggggggggctgggtgctCCTCCCTACAGGGCATCCCATGTGGGGGGTGTTATTTGTGGGACTGGACAAGGGCTTGGCCAGAAAGAGGGGATctaggtggtggggggggggcagagacataCCAGGTCCAGAACCAGGTCCTGTGCGGAGGCTCCTTCAGTATGGGGGAGGTGTGACCCCGGCCCCACTTGCCTAACAAGCAACTCCGCACATGCTCAGTGTATTCTTTCCTGATCCGTTGACACGACCAGATTCTGCCCTTTGCAAAGCTGGCAGCCTCCCTCCAGCAGAACGAGTGGGAGCACTCCACGTCGCTGACCAGGAGGTCCTGGAGGACAGGGCCTTCCTCCCGGAGGTCAGAACAGGTGAGCCGATTTGGGAGCCTGGGCAGGGAGGCGGGCGAGGTGGTTGGTGCTCAAGGCCACCGGCCAGCCTGACAGTGCCAGGGTGCTCTGTGGTCAAAGAGGGAGGAGAAGTGAAAAGCCCCAATGGCAGGCCATGCTTCAGGAGCCATCCTGAGGGCAGGAAGCAGAGGGCTGTGGGAAGCATCGTTCCCAGGGGGCCACCCCTGAAAGGCCCCTGCAGAGCTCAGGGAAAGTGTGGGGCCTCAGGGGCATGAGAAGGGCCAGCACCCTTGCCGTTCTTCATTGATGTTCAGCGGGagggccgtgttggtctgaagcgtgTTCGCAAACTTGGCGGGGGGTTGGTTCCCACCACTGACCTCGCCCTCCTTTTCTCAGCGGCATTCAACTTTCCCTGCCTCCTGACAGCTTTTCTCCCCCCAGGGCCTGCAGGGCCACAGAGAGGGGCTGGAGTCCAAACCTGCCTGGACGCCCCACCCTCTGCCCCCGAGACCCTTGCTCCTCACCCCAGACGAGAGTGCGCAGACTACGCCTTCCCTGGTGAGGAAAGACCCCTGCTCTTTGCTGTCTCGTCCCCATTGAGCTTGTCGGCCccgacccctccccccccggccggccagccagccagcctcccccGTGCAGCTGAGCTGCTCTCTGAACTGTGCCTGCTGCTCCGTCCCCCAGAGGCAGAGTCCTTGGCTTCCAAAGAGGATCTCTTGTCCTGGATTAAGCAAGAAGAGCCTGCTGCAAAAGGCCGGTGGGGCCCGGAGCGAGAGGTCCCCCCTGTCCTCGGCTACGGTGAGTCGGAGCGTGTGCTGCCAGGGGGCGCGCCGAGCTGTCGCTCCTCCTTGCTGCCGTTCGCGGAGGGTTCCACGGGGCCGGGGCCAagaaagctgccctttcctcaaGTCTCCCAAGATGCAGGCAGAATCGGTTTGGTTATTGGGGCAATTCACTGTCTTGCTTTTGGTCCTGCTCACTGATCTCATTTTCGGTGGGCCTTCTGTGcttccctagtgcccccccccatgccttggCGACATCGGGTTTCCCACccgtgcccccccacccccagaggcccAGAACGGTCTGGTCAGTGTTGCAGGTTCCTGGACAGGCCCTGATGTCTGGGAGGGGGACAACGCCTTGCCCTTTAGGGAGCCGGGGTCTCGTttcttcccccccaaaatggtAATCGTCAGCACTGTGGGCTTGGACTTCCTCGCCTCCGCAAACTTTCCATGCGGCCGCTGCTCACTGTCCCTCCAGGCGGGGCCAAGAGGCTTGTCTTGGGCCGGGGGTCGGGCTTCGGCTCTGGGGATCTCACAGCTCCTTCCCCCATTGTCTGCCTCCTGCCAGATGATGGCGCCGTGGTCAAAAGCGAGGCACAGAACCTCGGAGTGGGACCCCAAGTCGTCCTGCCAAGCCACGGGATGCTCCCCGGGACACCTGGGCAAGAGGCGTTCCAGGTCCCCAAGCCGGAGGTGAATGGGGAGAGGCAGCCCATGGCCCCTGATGCCCAGCTGCTGGAGGAGCCCCCCCTGGGCGACAAGGGGTGCCACGAGCCAGAGGACGCCCAGCCAGAAGCCTGCCTCAAAGCAGAGCCCTTCCGGTGCGAGCATCAGAGGACTCACGCGGGGGAGGAGATGTACGGGGACAGCGTCCTGCCATCCCTTGAACCCGGAGCCCAGCAGCTTCCGGACCCCTACGCATGTGCAGACTACAAACGTGGCTTTGGGGAACAGCCATTCTCTCAAACGGCGGGGAGGCCGTATGTCTGTCCTCTCTGCCCCAAGAGCTTCCGACTCAAGACGAGCCTGTTGATCCACCAGAAGACGCACACGGTGGGGAAAGGCGAAAGCGCCTTCGTGTGTCCCGAGTGCGGGTGCGGCTTCAGCCACCAGGGCCAGCTCACCCGACACCAGGCCATCCACGCCGACCGGCCGCACCAGTGCTCCGAGTGCCCCAAGGCCTTCAACCGCAAATCGAGCCTGGGGGTCCATCTGAAGACCCACCGCGAGCGGCCCCGGCCCTTCCAGTGCTCCGAGTGCCCCAAGACGTTCATCCGCAAGCAGCACCTGGATGACCACACCCGGACCCACACCGGCGAGAAGCCCTACCAGTGCCCCGAGTGCGAGAAGCGCTTTGCCGAGAAGTCCAAGCTGACCAACCACTACCGGATCCACACCGGCGAGCGGCCGTACCGCTGCGGACAGTGCGACAAGCGCTTTGTGCGGGCCCACCACCTGGTCAAGCACCAGAGCAGcgtccaccaggccggggccaaggtGTACTCGTGCCGGGAGTGCGGGCAGAGCTTCAGCCACGCCCAGGCCTTCGTCAGTCACCAAGCCAGCCACGCCAACGGGGAGAGGAGGCACCGGTGCGGGGAGTGCCTGAAGACCTTTGCCCGCAGGAAGTACCTGCTGGAGCACCAGCGCATGCACACGGGGGAGAACCCCTACGCCTGCCCCCACTGCGGCAAGCGCTTCCGCTACAAGCAGTCCCTCAAGCAGCACTTGCGCGTGCACGGGGACCAGctgccgccccccgcccccaacacaGAGCGGCACCCCGCACTCAGCAACACGGCCGGGAAGCCGCCTCTCCCTTCGGCCAGCCCTCCCAGCGGCACCTGAACGCGGGCCCACGAGGATCCCCGTTCCCCTGCCCCATTGACAGACGGGTTCCAAGCCTGGAAGCGGTCCCGTCACCCAAGGCGGCTGGCGGGGGCCCTCTTTGAGTTGGCTCTGGCCCGGCTTGCACAGTGTCATCCGTGGAACTGCCTCCTTttgcagtgggaggggaagaTTCCCATCACTCAGCTGGTCTCTGAGGGCTTCCGTGCCGGCCTGAAGCCCCACGAACCTTTCTCCAAGCATGTCACTAGTCCAAGAATCCGCAGCGCTCCCGGTCTCAAGATTCAGTCTGGATTGCCAGCAGATGGAAAATAAGGCTCCGCTTGTCTAAACACAGGTCAGAGAGTCCAGGAGGCTGGGGGGCAGAGGGACCCAGGGTGTCTTGGGCCGAAAGGCAGAGGAGGCTCAAACCTGGCCAGAAGCAGTGCTCGTCCTTGGCAAATGCCACTCTGCCCCCCGCCCGCCACCGTCCAGGAGAGGTGTGTGGCCACGAGTGGTAGCCGgctccttcccttgtggctcagcaGCTGGGCTGGCCCCCAtctgaaccccctcccctcccctcccctcccctccggcagGCCTTTATAgataatatttatttcctgcttccACTCACTACCGTGGAACTATGTTCCCATTGCTTGTAAATGACCCAAGCAGTTAGTATGATTAAGAAAATGTATTGAAAGGATTTAAGGTAAAGGCTACAATACAAGAAGAAATCTGACAACACATAAAACAAGAAAACTAACTTGCTGGTTGAACCCCAGCGGGCCTCACTCGTACAGCACCTGAAAGCAAGCCGGCGCTCCTTCCGCCACTCTGAGCGCGGCCCGCCCTTCAAGGATGCCCGTGCCTCCCACGTCCTGGTGCAGAGCCCTGCCCTCGTTCCCCTAACTGCCTTTCACCGATCAGATGTCCAGTCAGGACCCACTGAAGTCCCCTCCCAGTGGAATGAACCAGAACCCAGATCCCCCCAGCTCCCTGCTCCCCCCTTCTTGAGCCCGCAGGCAATTTAGGGGTGTGGGAGAGGTGTCCAGAGATAGCCCCAGCAAGCCCCGGCCGACTAGTTCCCCCCTCATGCATCTCACGTGCCAAAGAAGGATGGCCAAAATCCCGAGGAGGGACCAAGGGTGAATTAAAGCGACAGATCAGAGGCTTTTCCTTTGCCCCAGCGTTCAGGCCTTCCCGGCTCTGGCTTTTGCTTCCAGAGGGAAACCGATGGGCCTGCGGGGAAAGTGAAGCGAAGCAGTCTTTCAAGGACAACTGGGGTGGTCTTGTGGTTTGGAGGTCATACTAGACCTGCAAAGATCTAGGTTCGAAACCCCATTCCTGGATGGTCCGAGTTCCGTCCCTCTTGTCCAGCCTCTCTGCAGGGTGGCTGCTGAGGCTGAGCTTAATCCCCCTCCCTGATGTTCTTGAGACAGATTCaaccgtcttggtctgaagccgTTTCCTTGAATGCTTGGAGTAGACGTGGTTGGCCTTCAGGGCCCCACTGGGCCCAGCTGGCTCTTGGAGGCAGGGCAGGAGGAAAGAGATGGGAATCCGGCAAAAGAAGGCGGCCCAGCCTGGGGGAGAGGGCTTCCCCTCCTGGCTTGTGCTTAGGCCCGGGGGCCTGCCTGAATCCCTTGGCAGggacaggaggagggagggattcaAGGGGATAGCCATAGAGTCAGGTGGGAAAGGCTCTTCTAGGCCTAGGGGACTCCCTGGTCATCCCCCTCTGGAGGCCCAGGCTAAGCGGCCTCTCCCCGACCCTGGTGGAAtctagggggtggggggggggctgcaccgtGTTGCAGCCTCGGAAGGAGGCGGGCTTTGTGTAGGGGCTGGGTCGGACGGGGTCTCAGCTCCCTCAGTGGCCTTGGAAGAGCCTGCCTCCCTACAGTCAGGCTACACACAAACAAGGTCTCTGATCGATCCAAGTCCCGGAAGCCCCTTGAAGACCTGGGAGATTCTCAGGGCACGGCTTCCCGAGAGCCAGGGCTCCCTGGGACATCCGCCTGAGGAGTCCTGGAAACTCTTCTCCGGGGACTCAGATCTCATCTGGGGAGACAGGGTCAGATGGAGGGAGCTCCGACTCCCAGCAGCTCATCCCCCGAGAATCTTGCTGGTTACTGAGGTGCAGCTGGACTCGAACCAGGGCAGCTCCCTGCTGGATTGCAAGGTGCTTGCATGTGGGCCGTGCCTTGTGAGGCGGTGGGTTGCCAAGGCCAGGAAGAAGGGCCACGTGGGGCCACAAGGAAGAAATGTGCACAGGCAGTCTGTCTCTGCCTGTGCACATTTCACTCCAAAGAGTTCTCTGCCAATCCTCCCAGCCTGGAGTGCTTGTAAGAAAGGCCAGTGTTAGGGGGAGGTGAGCCAAAgaacaaaggaggaggagaaaggtcaGGCAGAGGCGGGCAAGGGGCAGAGGAGGACACGCTGCACTCTGGCCGGAAGCACCCCTTGACCGGAAAGGAGGACTTGGCAGCAGGGGCACAATCCCTCTgtgctttttttaaaggagaaaaatatGGGATGGGGTGGATTAATAAAGGTTTTGTACCATGCCTTTGGATACCTGATGCCCTCCTCGTGAGTTTGTTCTGAAGAATCAATACCACCTTTCGAGTCTGCATCAAaacagaacccccctccccccccgaaagGGAGAGCGAGGAGAAAGGGAGGCGGGCTGGGGCGGGGTGCAGAGGACCAGGCTAGGCGGATGTGGCTTCCCTGCTCAAGAGTAGCCTATCCTGTGGGGATCCTGTGGGGGCTGTAGGCGCAGGACTGGCCCAAGCAGGTGTTCAGTAGGAGTTTCAGAAGGGAAGGCCCCCAAAGCTCCAGAGAGGAGCCCTTTGGCTGGGCCCAAAGCACAGTCCTCCACATTGTGATCAGCCAGGGGGCCCTCCAGGCAGTGAGTCACTGATGGTGCCTTGGAGTGgcttaggtgtgtgtgtgtgtggggggggggagggctctgggAGGCCTTGGGATTCTCCTGTGGCTTCCTTCCTCTGGGTCGTCTTGGAGCAGGCGAGCTCCGGGTGCCAGAATGGCTTGCCTGATTGGCTCCATCTGCAATCCTCGAAACACTTATTGCAAACCCTCCAGGTGGAAACAATAGGAATAAATGCATTCCAAAAACAGGCAATGTCAGCTGTACCACGCAGGGCTTGCCCAATTCCACAAGCCTCATTTCATACACACGATAAGGTGCCAGCAGTGCCCTGTTGCTCTCTGCGTGAGGGAATCAGTTAACCCGAACCAGCCATAAGAAACCCCAACACTCAGAAGCCATTGAGGGGGcattttagaagagttggttttcatgccaAGCTTCTCACTGCCTGAAATCGTCTTAAAGCGTCTTgcaaccccttcccttcctctcacaacaGACTCGCACACCccgtcaggtaggtggggctgggagctctggcaggacggctctgggagaacagcactatcaaggtggtgacaagcccaaggccatccagatggctgcgtgtggaggactgGCCATCTGCTGATTTGGACCACCACGCTGGCAACCCCTTTTGGTTCTCCGGACATATAGCAGATTCAAAAGTTATGCGCAAAGAACCCGTCAGAAATTAAATCCGGATTAGATAGAGGTGGGTTTTCTCTAACAGCGCCGCAGTGCTTAAGAGGCCCGCTCGGCCATGGAAGCTCCCGGCTGCTCTCTCAACCGAGCCTacattgcagggttgttgtggagataaaatggaggctAAGGGAATGAGGCAACCTGCTATTCTGATCTATTGTTCCCAGTAAGAAAAGCTTGCGGGGCTGGACCCTCCCCCCGCAGGAAACGggtgctgaggggggggggggggcatggcgcCCCAGCCCGGCCTGGTCCGCCCCAAGGGGGAATTCGCCTCTCCCGCCTGCAGGTGGCGCTGCTCGACCAGACGTGACCGGAAGCGCCGCTGGACCCCGCCCCCTTCCTTTCAGCGACTGGCGCCGGAAGCTagtgcgcacgcgcagttgcctcTGCGGAGGAGCCTCGCGGAGTGAGGGGCTGTGACGTcactggggtgggggctgggcgcctggcccggggggggggcaaccggTCTCCCCCTTGGCTGGAGGTCAGTTgggattccgggagatctccaggccccaactggaggtcgGCAACCCCGCCTCCCCCGGCCACCGTGCACAGGCCCttagccccccccgccccccccccgcctcggcCCTTGTCTCTGGGCAGCGGTGAAGAGAGCGGCCTGGAGTCTGgagcaccctcctcctcctcctccgtacgcagccagctgggtggccttgggccagccacagctctctctgagctctctcagccccacccacctcacaggatttcttTGATGgcgagaggaagggcaggcgattgtaagccgctttgggactcagtaaaaagcagggtataaaaagcacaTCCGGGGCCCTGCTTACCAATCACCTTTGAAGGAGCCAGTGCTCATGATCAGAGGCGACCCTTTGGGGGCAGCAATTAGGCTCTTAACTGGGGtactccattcccccctcccccccccagcatgctcAGGAAGTTCCCCCTCCACAGTTTAGCAACTGTTTGGGACCCCTAAGTAAGAGTCTCCTCTTTGCTCAGGGGCGGCCCCCTTTCTGGCCTGGGCTGACACTGCTGGGGACATGGAGCACACGCTGTGTGAACAGCACCGAGAGCGATTTTTATGAAATGATGGAGGAGATCTTG
This Paroedura picta isolate Pp20150507F chromosome 11, Ppicta_v3.0, whole genome shotgun sequence DNA region includes the following protein-coding sequences:
- the LOC143820923 gene encoding zinc finger protein 783-like isoform X3, producing MLQRRLENMENLLKNRNFWILRLPPGPRGETPKVPVTFDDNTVRFSAQEWARLEEWQKELCKNITKGHHEPLVSLDSALCKAGSLPPAERVGALHVADQEVLEDRAFLPEVRTAFLPPGPAGPQRGAGVQTCLDAPPSAPETLAPHPRRECADYAFPEAESLASKEDLLSWIKQEEPAAKGRWGPEREVPPVLGYDDGAVVKSEAQNLGVGPQVVLPSHGMLPGTPGQEAFQVPKPEVNGERQPMAPDAQLLEEPPLGDKGCHEPEDAQPEACLKAEPFRCEHQRTHAGEEMYGDSVLPSLEPGAQQLPDPYACADYKRGFGEQPFSQTAGRPYVCPLCPKSFRLKTSLLIHQKTHTVGKGESAFVCPECGCGFSHQGQLTRHQAIHADRPHQCSECPKAFNRKSSLGVHLKTHRERPRPFQCSECPKTFIRKQHLDDHTRTHTGEKPYQCPECEKRFAEKSKLTNHYRIHTGERPYRCGQCDKRFVRAHHLVKHQSSVHQAGAKVYSCRECGQSFSHAQAFVSHQASHANGERRHRCGECLKTFARRKYLLEHQRMHTGENPYACPHCGKRFRYKQSLKQHLRVHGDQLPPPAPNTERHPALSNTAGKPPLPSASPPSGT
- the LOC143820923 gene encoding zinc finger protein 783-like isoform X2, translated to MPSSCASRAPAMAEWTPAQAWEWDVEPQHLASFQPPALFEQTAEREIYPTAEISLWTVVAAIQAVERKVDSYATRLLNLEGRTATAEKKIFECEKTELEFSNHVAALGTLIQEYGMLQRRLENMENLLKNRNFWILRLPPGPRGETPKVPVTFDDNTVRFSAQEWARLEEWQKELCKNITKGHHEPLVSLDSALCKAGSLPPAERVGALHVADQEVLEDRAFLPEVRTGPAGPQRGAGVQTCLDAPPSAPETLAPHPRRECADYAFPEAESLASKEDLLSWIKQEEPAAKGRWGPEREVPPVLGYDDGAVVKSEAQNLGVGPQVVLPSHGMLPGTPGQEAFQVPKPEVNGERQPMAPDAQLLEEPPLGDKGCHEPEDAQPEACLKAEPFRCEHQRTHAGEEMYGDSVLPSLEPGAQQLPDPYACADYKRGFGEQPFSQTAGRPYVCPLCPKSFRLKTSLLIHQKTHTVGKGESAFVCPECGCGFSHQGQLTRHQAIHADRPHQCSECPKAFNRKSSLGVHLKTHRERPRPFQCSECPKTFIRKQHLDDHTRTHTGEKPYQCPECEKRFAEKSKLTNHYRIHTGERPYRCGQCDKRFVRAHHLVKHQSSVHQAGAKVYSCRECGQSFSHAQAFVSHQASHANGERRHRCGECLKTFARRKYLLEHQRMHTGENPYACPHCGKRFRYKQSLKQHLRVHGDQLPPPAPNTERHPALSNTAGKPPLPSASPPSGT
- the LOC143820923 gene encoding zinc finger protein 783-like isoform X1; this encodes MPSSCASRAPAMAEWTPAQAWEWDVEPQHLASFQPPALFEQTAEREIYPTAEISLWTVVAAIQAVERKVDSYATRLLNLEGRTATAEKKIFECEKTELEFSNHVAALGTLIQEYGMLQRRLENMENLLKNRNFWILRLPPGPRGETPKVPVTFDDNTVRFSAQEWARLEEWQKELCKNITKGHHEPLVSLDSALCKAGSLPPAERVGALHVADQEVLEDRAFLPEVRTAFLPPGPAGPQRGAGVQTCLDAPPSAPETLAPHPRRECADYAFPEAESLASKEDLLSWIKQEEPAAKGRWGPEREVPPVLGYDDGAVVKSEAQNLGVGPQVVLPSHGMLPGTPGQEAFQVPKPEVNGERQPMAPDAQLLEEPPLGDKGCHEPEDAQPEACLKAEPFRCEHQRTHAGEEMYGDSVLPSLEPGAQQLPDPYACADYKRGFGEQPFSQTAGRPYVCPLCPKSFRLKTSLLIHQKTHTVGKGESAFVCPECGCGFSHQGQLTRHQAIHADRPHQCSECPKAFNRKSSLGVHLKTHRERPRPFQCSECPKTFIRKQHLDDHTRTHTGEKPYQCPECEKRFAEKSKLTNHYRIHTGERPYRCGQCDKRFVRAHHLVKHQSSVHQAGAKVYSCRECGQSFSHAQAFVSHQASHANGERRHRCGECLKTFARRKYLLEHQRMHTGENPYACPHCGKRFRYKQSLKQHLRVHGDQLPPPAPNTERHPALSNTAGKPPLPSASPPSGT